The following are from one region of the Abiotrophia defectiva ATCC 49176 genome:
- a CDS encoding ABC transporter permease produces the protein MSQVEYTAQDFELVGIKEDQTDVLSQKTTSFWGQVFHTFARNKLALFSVALLAVIALLAIFVPMFWPISFSDQTGSYNTAPNATYLFGTDNLGRDVFVRVWVGARISLFIGLIAAVIDLVIGVLWGATAGVLGGRVDDVMMRIADVLTALPYLLVVVLVMVVLDKGLLPMIVALSLTGWVRMARIVRGEVLSIKNQEYVLASRTLGASTWHLIRRHLIPNALGGIIVTMTLSIPGAIFTESFLSYLGLGVTQPMASWGTMASEGNEALATAPWRLIFPALLISITIFAFNTIGDGLRDALDPKLRK, from the coding sequence GTGAGCCAAGTAGAATATACAGCCCAAGATTTTGAGTTGGTCGGGATCAAAGAAGACCAGACTGACGTCTTAAGCCAGAAGACCACTTCCTTCTGGGGCCAAGTCTTCCATACCTTTGCCCGTAACAAGTTGGCCCTCTTCAGCGTGGCTTTGCTAGCGGTCATTGCCCTCTTGGCCATTTTTGTCCCTATGTTCTGGCCGATTAGCTTTAGTGATCAAACAGGCTCTTATAATACGGCGCCTAATGCCACCTATCTCTTCGGGACCGACAACCTGGGACGGGATGTCTTCGTCCGTGTCTGGGTGGGTGCTCGCATCTCCCTCTTCATCGGCTTGATTGCGGCGGTCATTGACCTAGTAATCGGCGTCCTCTGGGGTGCAACAGCTGGCGTCTTAGGTGGACGTGTGGACGATGTCATGATGCGGATTGCCGACGTCTTAACCGCGCTACCTTATCTTTTGGTCGTGGTCCTGGTCATGGTGGTCCTAGACAAGGGCTTATTACCGATGATTGTAGCTCTATCCTTGACTGGATGGGTACGTATGGCCCGGATTGTGCGGGGGGAAGTGCTATCTATTAAGAACCAGGAGTATGTCTTAGCTTCTCGGACTTTGGGGGCTAGCACCTGGCACTTAATCCGTCGCCACTTGATTCCAAATGCCTTGGGTGGCATCATCGTCACCATGACCTTATCAATCCCGGGGGCAATCTTTACCGAGTCCTTCCTAAGCTATCTTGGTTTGGGGGTTACCCAACCTATGGCCAGCTGGGGGACCATGGCCTCCGAAGGGAACGAAGCCTTGGCAACAGCCCCATGGCGTCTTATCTTCCCAGCCTTGCTCATCTCCATTACCATCTTCGCCTTCAATACCATTGGCGATGGCTTGCGGGATGCCTTGGATCCAAAATTAAGAAAGTAG
- a CDS encoding amino acid ABC transporter substrate-binding protein/permease, translating to MKDMIKRLMLVLVVFLGLQVPSVKAAEHYVIATDTTFAPFEFQDSSGNYVGIDMDLLAAIAEAEGFTYEIKPLGFAAAVQALESDQVDGAIAGMTITDARKASFDFSDNYYESGLQFAVASDSKISDLEGLRGKKIAVKTGTAGADLANKLKDDYKFTVVTFKDSANMYEDVLTGNSDATIEDAPVIAYAIKNGNLRLKLIGEKLETSQTGFAVKKGKNAELLAAFNRGLANLKSSGKYQGILDKYIGEDAEASAQNSFFGQLAENGPALLSGLGTTLWIAFISVALALILGIILGLLRVQANPWLSGIAAVYVDLMRGVPLIVLSFFIYFGIPQMTGVRFSSATAGIMTLSLNAAAYVAEIVRGGIQAIDKGQMEASRSLGLSYGKTMQKIILPQAIKLMIPSFINQFVITLKDTSILSVIGLVELTQTGSVIIARTYQSGSMWLIVGLMYLIVITALTRLSKRLEGGK from the coding sequence ATGAAAGATATGATTAAAAGGCTTATGCTGGTCTTGGTGGTCTTCTTAGGCCTACAAGTACCGAGTGTCAAGGCCGCTGAACATTATGTGATTGCGACGGATACAACCTTTGCGCCCTTCGAATTCCAAGACTCCTCAGGTAATTATGTGGGGATTGATATGGACTTACTAGCAGCCATTGCGGAAGCAGAAGGCTTCACCTATGAAATCAAGCCCCTGGGCTTTGCTGCGGCTGTTCAGGCCTTGGAGAGTGACCAAGTAGATGGTGCCATTGCCGGTATGACCATTACCGATGCGCGTAAGGCCAGCTTCGACTTCTCGGATAACTACTATGAGTCCGGTCTCCAATTCGCGGTAGCCTCTGACAGTAAGATTTCGGATCTAGAAGGCTTGCGCGGCAAGAAAATCGCGGTTAAAACCGGGACCGCCGGAGCTGACTTGGCTAACAAGTTGAAGGACGACTACAAGTTCACTGTGGTGACCTTCAAGGATTCGGCTAATATGTATGAAGATGTCTTAACGGGTAACAGTGACGCGACCATCGAAGATGCGCCCGTCATTGCCTATGCCATTAAGAATGGTAACCTCCGCCTCAAGCTCATCGGCGAAAAATTAGAGACCAGCCAAACCGGTTTTGCGGTTAAAAAAGGCAAGAATGCCGAGCTCTTGGCAGCCTTCAACCGTGGCTTGGCCAACCTCAAATCTTCTGGTAAGTATCAAGGTATTTTAGATAAGTATATTGGGGAGGATGCGGAAGCTAGCGCTCAAAACTCCTTCTTCGGCCAACTGGCTGAGAATGGTCCTGCCCTCTTGTCAGGTTTAGGTACCACCTTGTGGATTGCCTTCATCTCAGTGGCCCTAGCCCTTATCTTAGGGATTATCCTAGGTCTCTTACGGGTCCAGGCCAACCCTTGGTTGAGTGGGATTGCCGCGGTCTACGTCGACCTCATGCGTGGGGTGCCCTTGATTGTCCTATCCTTCTTCATCTACTTCGGGATCCCACAAATGACCGGCGTGCGTTTCAGCTCGGCGACAGCAGGGATCATGACTCTTAGTCTCAACGCAGCGGCCTATGTAGCGGAGATTGTCCGCGGGGGGATTCAAGCCATCGACAAGGGCCAAATGGAAGCCAGCCGCAGTCTGGGGCTCTCCTATGGCAAGACTATGCAGAAGATTATCCTGCCTCAAGCCATTAAGCTCATGATTCCATCCTTCATCAACCAATTCGTCATTACCCTCAAGGATACCTCGATTCTGTCGGTTATCGGCTTGGTCGAATTGACTCAAACCGGGAGCGTCATTATCGCGCGTACCTACCAATCTGGGTCTATGTGGTTGATTGTAGGTCTCATGTACCTAATCGTGATTACAGCCTTAACACGCCTATCCAAACGTTTAGAAGGAGGGAAGTAA
- a CDS encoding ABC transporter ATP-binding protein, producing the protein MTEPLLEVKNLRINFKTYAGLVQAVRGVDFTLAKGETLAIVGESGSGKSVTSNALMRLIPQPAGRYEDGQILFEGKDLLKLSEREMESIRGNEIAMIFQDPMTALNPTMRVGKQIMEVILTHKKGVSKEAAKQRAIELLAEVGIPDPERRFKQYPHEFSGGMRQRVVIAIALAAEPKILIADEPTTALDVTIQAQILELMKKIQEKNGNAIIFITHDLGVVANVADRVAVMYAGQIVEYGSSHDIFYNPKHPYTWGLLGSMPDLDSEDSEELYTIPGAPPNLINPPLGDAFAPRNPYALAIDYKAEPPFYEVSPGHYAKTWLLHPEAPKVELPEVIRHRIESYQARREEVPHA; encoded by the coding sequence ATGACTGAACCATTGTTAGAAGTAAAGAATCTCCGCATTAATTTCAAGACTTATGCTGGCCTAGTACAGGCAGTACGGGGTGTCGACTTCACCTTAGCCAAGGGCGAGACCCTGGCTATTGTAGGGGAGTCTGGCTCAGGTAAGAGTGTAACCTCTAATGCCTTGATGCGCCTTATTCCGCAGCCTGCTGGTCGTTATGAAGATGGCCAAATCCTCTTCGAGGGCAAGGACCTGCTCAAATTATCTGAACGGGAAATGGAAAGTATCCGCGGTAATGAAATCGCCATGATTTTCCAAGACCCTATGACGGCCCTTAACCCTACCATGCGAGTAGGAAAGCAAATCATGGAAGTTATTCTGACCCACAAGAAAGGGGTCAGCAAGGAAGCTGCTAAGCAACGGGCAATTGAGCTCCTAGCAGAAGTAGGGATTCCAGATCCAGAACGTCGCTTTAAGCAGTATCCTCACGAGTTTTCTGGTGGGATGCGGCAACGGGTGGTCATCGCTATTGCCTTGGCCGCTGAGCCTAAGATCTTGATTGCGGATGAACCAACCACTGCCTTAGACGTGACCATCCAGGCGCAAATCCTGGAACTCATGAAGAAAATTCAAGAGAAGAACGGCAATGCCATTATCTTTATCACCCACGACTTGGGTGTAGTAGCCAATGTGGCTGACCGCGTGGCGGTTATGTATGCCGGCCAAATCGTCGAGTATGGCTCTTCTCATGACATTTTCTATAATCCTAAACATCCTTATACTTGGGGCCTATTGGGCTCTATGCCAGACTTGGATAGTGAAGATAGCGAGGAGCTTTATACCATTCCAGGTGCGCCACCTAACTTGATTAATCCACCACTAGGGGACGCTTTTGCGCCACGTAACCCTTACGCCCTGGCAATTGATTACAAGGCAGAGCCACCTTTCTATGAGGTGAGTCCTGGCCACTATGCCAAAACATGGCTACTCCATCCTGAGGCGCCTAAGGTTGAACTACCTGAGGTGATTCGCCACCGGATTGAATCTTATCAAGCGCGTAGAGAAGAGGTGCCACATGCCTAA
- a CDS encoding amino acid ABC transporter ATP-binding protein, with protein sequence MPKVLVRGLKKQYGDNVVLKSIDLTIQPGEVVCVIGPSGSGKSTMLRCLNRMEEINGGKVFVDGVDITDPKEDINKIRQNIGMVFQHFNLFPHLSVLDNITLAPMELKGLSKVEAESLALYLLESVGLADKAHVAPNSLSGGQKQRVAIARALAMQPDVLLFDEPTSALDPEMVGDVLDVMKRLAEDGMTMIVVTHEMGFAREVADRVIFMDGGFIVEENVPEELFSHPSHERTQSFLNKVLH encoded by the coding sequence ATGCCAAAAGTCCTGGTTCGCGGACTTAAGAAACAATACGGCGATAATGTGGTGCTTAAGTCTATCGACTTAACCATTCAACCGGGGGAAGTAGTCTGTGTCATCGGCCCTTCCGGTTCTGGCAAGTCTACCATGTTACGCTGCCTCAACCGTATGGAAGAAATTAACGGGGGCAAGGTCTTCGTGGATGGGGTAGACATCACAGACCCTAAAGAAGACATCAACAAGATTCGTCAGAATATTGGCATGGTCTTCCAGCACTTCAACCTCTTCCCACACTTAAGTGTCTTGGACAATATTACCCTAGCGCCCATGGAGCTCAAAGGCCTATCCAAGGTTGAAGCCGAGTCCCTGGCCCTCTATCTCTTGGAGTCAGTTGGCTTGGCCGACAAGGCCCATGTAGCACCTAACTCCCTGTCCGGGGGACAAAAGCAACGGGTGGCCATCGCACGGGCCCTAGCTATGCAACCAGATGTCCTGCTCTTCGATGAGCCAACTTCCGCCCTGGACCCTGAGATGGTCGGTGACGTCTTAGACGTTATGAAGCGATTAGCCGAAGACGGCATGACCATGATTGTGGTCACACACGAAATGGGCTTCGCCCGTGAAGTGGCCGACCGCGTCATCTTCATGGATGGTGGCTTCATCGTCGAAGAAAACGTGCCTGAAGAACTCTTCAGCCATCCAAGCCATGAACGGACCCAAAGCTTCCTGAATAAGGTGCTTCATTAA
- a CDS encoding ABC transporter ATP-binding protein codes for MPKKLLEVQNLVQHFGKKSAPIKAVDGISFDVYEGETLGLVGESGCGKSTTGRSIIGLYDITDGQIIFDGKPVSDLKSQAQRQAFARDVQMIFQDPYASLNPRMTAGEIIAEGFDIHGLYRNKQERADRIAELLEAVGLNREHANRYAHEFSGGQRQRLGIARALALKPRFIIADEPISALDVSIQAQVVNLLKRLQKERGLTYLFIAHDLSMVKYISDRIAVMYAGKIVEVGPAHDLYHSPVHPYTRSLLSAVPQPDPISESTRVRQPYQHEATDAPLSQHQVAEGHYVYASDEQFQRWMQAR; via the coding sequence ATGCCTAAGAAGTTATTAGAAGTTCAAAACCTAGTCCAACACTTTGGCAAGAAGTCAGCGCCTATTAAGGCCGTTGACGGCATTAGTTTCGATGTCTATGAAGGGGAGACCCTAGGCTTGGTTGGGGAATCAGGTTGTGGTAAGTCGACGACAGGGCGTTCCATTATCGGTCTCTATGACATCACCGATGGTCAAATCATCTTCGACGGCAAGCCGGTATCAGACCTTAAGTCTCAGGCTCAACGTCAAGCCTTCGCTCGCGACGTGCAAATGATCTTCCAAGATCCTTATGCTTCCCTTAACCCTCGGATGACCGCCGGGGAAATTATTGCTGAAGGTTTCGATATTCATGGCCTCTATCGCAATAAGCAGGAGCGGGCAGACCGCATTGCTGAATTGCTGGAAGCAGTGGGTCTTAACCGCGAGCACGCCAACCGTTATGCCCATGAGTTCTCAGGGGGCCAACGTCAACGGCTAGGGATTGCCCGGGCCTTGGCGCTCAAGCCGCGCTTCATCATTGCCGATGAGCCAATTTCAGCCTTGGACGTGTCCATTCAAGCTCAGGTGGTTAACCTGCTCAAACGCCTGCAGAAGGAACGCGGCCTGACCTATCTCTTCATCGCCCACGACCTGTCCATGGTTAAGTACATTAGTGACCGCATTGCGGTGATGTATGCAGGTAAAATCGTCGAAGTAGGCCCAGCCCACGACCTCTATCATTCACCTGTCCACCCTTATACCCGCTCTCTCCTATCAGCGGTTCCTCAACCGGACCCAATTAGTGAGAGCACCCGTGTGCGTCAGCCTTATCAACATGAGGCAACCGATGCACCCCTAAGTCAACATCAAGTAGCAGAGGGCCACTATGTCTATGCCAGCGATGAGCAATTCCAACGCTGGATGCAAGCCCGTTAA
- a CDS encoding GNAT family N-acetyltransferase codes for MSIVIRSANPQDAPSLRAIYRPYVERTVISFEYEVPSVSDFRQRIKQTLAHYPYLVAELEGEVVGYAYGSAFHPRAAYQYVAEVSVYLKRSVRGQGIGAKLYAALEEALRQQGIRRVTACVAYPGEGSVEFHLKQGYHQVALFEKVGYKFDAWQDVAWFQKDL; via the coding sequence ATGTCAATCGTTATTCGGTCCGCCAACCCACAAGATGCCCCAAGCCTGAGAGCCATTTACCGGCCTTATGTGGAACGGACGGTGATTTCCTTCGAGTATGAAGTGCCCTCTGTGTCAGATTTTCGTCAGCGAATTAAGCAGACCCTGGCCCACTATCCCTACTTGGTGGCGGAATTGGAAGGAGAAGTAGTAGGCTATGCCTATGGCTCGGCCTTCCACCCCAGAGCAGCCTACCAGTATGTGGCCGAAGTCTCTGTCTATCTCAAGCGCTCGGTCCGGGGTCAGGGCATCGGGGCCAAGCTCTATGCGGCCCTAGAAGAAGCCCTGCGCCAGCAGGGCATTCGGCGGGTGACCGCCTGTGTGGCCTATCCTGGTGAGGGTAGTGTGGAGTTCCACCTCAAGCAAGGCTATCACCAAGTGGCCTTGTTCGAGAAGGTGGGTTATAAATTTGATGCTTGGCAGGATGTGGCCTGGTTCCAGAAAGACCTTTAA